A window from Garra rufa chromosome 14, GarRuf1.0, whole genome shotgun sequence encodes these proteins:
- the LOC141284461 gene encoding heat shock 70 kDa protein 12A-like yields MATILYIAIDFGTSYSGYAFSFKSDFNQEQIWIPSWGMGQGQKTFKTPTCILFDEEENFQKFGYEALRTYTLAMKKEQTMNHYLFEHFKMELYNTEIHRDLMITASNGKTMKAIKVFSESLRFLKDHALAKIEEITEERKFVASDVTWVLTVPAIWPAVAKQFMREAAVEAGLVTNATPERLIFALEPEAASVFCKQLPSDGFIAEGEGQETLEQQPGSQYMVVDCGGGTIDITVHEVLDNGNLKELQAASGNSMGGQTVDKNIMSFLKDIFSEEIFEKFLKEQPGEALKLKNDITMIKSCDDDVMLTCPVGLQELAKDKQSIESYFEDVQGAEWDDGGIFIEREKLQSFFDTSFSAIESKINQILQKPELRIEYMLLVGGYAESSFLRKFMRKQFGSKHKILCPAEPQVVILKGAIRYGKTPTMVKSRISALTYGSCICKSFDETKHKDKSKYINSRGEVFCDVCFQQLVSSGESVESDEVRSFIRSPADPLQTGIVFRFYSSERQKVQFVDEDGVAQIGSLSVDIPNTDRGMDRQVRLQIKFGSTEMQATATDLESGESRSTRLDFMSNSVHRHNKICA; encoded by the exons ATGGCAACAATTCTTTACATTGCTATTGATTTTGGAACATCATACAGTGGATATGCCTTCAGCTTTAAGAGCGATTTCAATCAAGAACAAATTTGGATTCCTTCATGGGGTATGGGTCAAGGTCAAAAAACTTTCAAAACCCCCACCTGCATTTTATTTGATGAAGAAGAGAACTTTCAGAAGTTTGGTTATGAAGCCTTGAGAACATACACCTTGGCGATGAAAAAAGAGCAAACAATGAACCACTATCTATTTGAGCACTTCAAAATGGAGCTCTATAATACA GAAATCCACAGAGATTTGATGATTACAGCATCAAATGGGAAAACAATGAAGGCTATAAAGGTTTTCTCAGAGAGTCTgcgattcctgaaggatcatgcacTGGCAAAAATTGAAGAAATCACTGAAGAACGAAAGTTTGTTGCATCAGATGTTACATGGGTATTAACAGTTCCTGCTATCTGGCCTGCAGTAGCAAAACAATTCATGAGAGAAGCAGCTGTTGAG GCAGGTCTTGTGACGAATGCTACACCTGAAAGGCTCATCTTTGCCCTGGAGCCAGAAGCTGCATCTGTGTTCTGTAAGCAGCTGCCAAGTGATGGTTTCATAGCCGAAGGAGAGGGTCAAGAAACATTGGAACAGCAACCAGGAAGCCAATACATGGTTGTAGATTGTGGAG GTGGTACTATTGACATAACGGTCCATGAGGTGTTGGATAATGGCAACCTAAAGGAGTTGCAGGCTGCATCAGGAAATAGCATGGGTGGACAGACAGTAGACAAGAATATTATGTCTTTTCTGAAAGACATTTTCTCAGAGGAAATTTTTGAGAAATTTTTGAAAGAGCAACCAGGTGAAGCACTTAAACTGAAGAATGACATTACGATGATAAAATCTTGTGATGATGATGTGATGTTGACATGTCCTGTCGGCTTACAAGAACTTGCCAAAGATAAACAGAGCATAGAAAGTTATTTTGAGGACGTTCAGGGAGCAGAGTGGGATGATGGTGGAATATTCATTGAACGGGAAAAGCTACAAAGCTTCTTTGATACGAGCTTCAGTGCTATAGAAAGCAAAATTAATCAGATCCTTCAAAAACCAGAGCTGAGGATTGAGTACATGCTGTTAGTGGGAGGCTATGCTGAAAGTTCATTTCTGAGGAAGTTCATGCGGAAACAATTTGGCAGCAAACACAAAATACTTTGCCCAGCAGAACCTCAGGTAGTTATTTTGAAAGGAGCAATCAGATACGGCAAAACACCTACCATGGTTAAGTCCCGTATTAGTGCTCTGACATATGGGTCTTGTATATGTAAATCATTTGATGAAACCAAACACAAGGACAAAAGTAAATATATAAACTCAAGAGGTGAAGTGTTTTGTGATGTCTGCTTTCAGCAGCTTGTCAGCAGTGGAGAGTCAGTTGAAAGTGATGAAGTTCGTTCATTTATAAGAAGTCCAGCAGATCCATTGCAGACAGGTATAGTATTTAGATTCTACAGCTCTGAAAGACAAAAAGTCCAGTTTGTGGATGAAGATGGGGTAGCACAGATTGGTTCTTTATCAGTTGACATACCTAACACTGACAGAGGCATGGACCGACAGGTCAGGTTACAAATAAAATTTGGCTCCACTGAAATGCAGGCAACTGCAACTGATCTGGAATCAGGTGAATCAAGATCAACCAGACTGGACTTTATGAGTAACTCAGTCCATAGGCATAATAAAATATGTGCctga